The genomic DNA GAGCCGAGCAGCTTCCTGGTGTACGGGTGCCGGGGCTCGTCGTGAATGCGGCGGGCCGTGTCGAGCTCGACGATCTCGCCGTCGAGCATGACCGCGATGCGGTCGCTGATCTCGAGCAGCAGCGGCAGGTCGTGCGTGATGAAGATGACCGCGAAGTCCAGTTCGTCGCGCAGGCGCACGATCTCGCGGAGGATCTCGCGCTGGACGACCACGTCGAGCGCCGTGGTCGGCTCGTCCATGATCATCACCTGCGGTTCGAGCAGCAACGCCATCGCGATCATGACGCGCTGGCGCATGCCGCCCGACAGTTCGTGCGGGAACGAGGCGAGCCGGTCGCGGCCGACCCCGACGCGGTCGAGCACATCACCAGCGAGCCGCCGGCGCTCGGCGCGGCGCATCCGCGGCCGGTGCGCGATGAGCACGTCCTCGAGCTGCGCCCGGATGCTGATCACCGGGTTCAGCGCGTTCATCGCGCCCTGGAACACCATCGACAGCTTGTCCCAGCGGAACTGCTCCAGCGAGCGCTCGTCGAGGCCGAGCAGATCGATGTCGGTTCCGGACCGGTCGTGGAAGGTGATCGACCCCGACGAGATCACGGCGGGCGGCTTGTGCAACCGATTGATCGCGTAGGCGAGGGTCGTCTTGCCGCACCCCGACTCGCCCGCCAGGCCGAGGATCTCGCCCTGGATGAGGTCGAAGCTCACGTCGCGCACCGCGCGGACGGGATGCTCGACCTCGTAGGTCACGCTGAGGTCGCGCACCCGGATGACCGCGCGTTCATCGCCGCCGGAGGCCCGGGTGACGGCGGTGTCGTCGATGGAGGTCGCGATGGTCATGCCGGCTCCTTCGCCTGCTCGGATGCCCCGCGGGCGGATGCCCCGCGACGAGCCGCACGACGTGCCGCCCGCGCACGCCGACGGTGGAGCCGGACGTTGCGGAGCTTGGGGTTGATGATCTCGTCGATCGAGAAGTTCACGAGCGACAGTCCGGTGCCGAACAGGGCGATCACGAGCCCCGGCGGCACGAACCACCACCAGGCGCCGAGCGGCAGTGCGAAGCCGTTCTGCGCGAAGAAGAGCATCGTGCCCAGGGTCGACGCGTTCGAGGCGCCGAGCCCGAGGAACGACAGCCCCGCCTCGCCGAGGATCGCGGCGATCACCGCGAACACGAACTGCGACGCGAGCACCGGCAGCAGGTTCGGCAGAATCTCGATCGCGACGACCCGCCAGGCGGGCTCCCCGGCGACCTTGGCCGCGGCGACGTAGTCGCGGGCGCGCACCGACAGCGTCTGCGCACGGAGGACCCGCGCCGCACCGGCCCAACCGGTGATCGCGAGCACCACGGCGATGGTCCACAGGCCCCGCGCCTCGCGCGGCACGAAGCCGGCGAGCACGATCACCAGCGGCAGACCGGGGATGACCAGGAACACGTTCGACAGCAGCGAGAACGCCTCGTCGGCCACGCCGCCCCAGTAGGCGCCGAGGATGCCGACCACCGCGGAGATGAGCGTCGCCAGGATGCCGACGATGAAGCCGATCGTGAGCGACCCGCGGGTGGCGTAGGCGAGCTGGGCGAACACGTCCTGCCCGGTCTGGGTGGTGCCAAGCCAGAACTCGGCGCTCGGCGGAGTCATCCCGATGTCGCGGATCGCCGACGGGTCGCCGACGAAGAACGGACCGAGCAACCCGAACAGCACGATCGCGCCGATGAGCGAGAGCCCGGTGATGAGCGCCGGAGTCGGCGTCGGAAGCATCAACCGCCACGCCGAGCGGGAGCGCTGGGGCGAGTCGGCCGCGAGTTCGTCGAGGTCGGGGGCCGCGCCGACGGCGGCCGCGGCATCCGTCTGGATGTTGGTCATCTGTCGATGCCTCCTTCAGGACCGAGCGCGCGTGCGCGGGTCGATGACGCCGTACAGCAGGTCGACGATGAGGTTCGCGCCGAGCACCGCGAGGGTGATGTACAGGAAGATGCCCTGCATGAGCGCGTAGTCGTTGCTCGTCACGGCCGACAGCAGCTTCGATCCGATGCCGGGGTATGAGAACACCTGCTCGGTCACGATCGAACCCGACACCACGAAGCCGAGCGAGATCGCGAACCCGGCGATCGACGGCAGCACCGCGTTACGGGCCGCGTACGTGCGCAGGATGCGGCCGCGTGAGAGCCCCTTCGCCTCCGCGGTGACGATGTAGTCCTCCGAGAGGGTCGACACCATCATGTTGCGCATGCCGAGCAGCCAGCCGCCGAGCGACGCGATCACGATCGTCGCGGCCGGCAGCACGCCGTACTGGACGGCGGACGCGATGAAGTCCCAGCTCCAGCCCGGGTCGAGCACCACGTCGTAGCCGCCCTGGCTCGGGAACCAGTGCAGGGTCGTCGCGAACACGTACACGAGGATGAGCGCGAGCCAGAAGTACGGCACCGCGGCCAGCAGCGTCGTGGCCGGCACGAGCGAGTCGAGCCAGGTGCCGGGCCGCCAGCCCACGAACGCGCCGAGACCGACGCCGATCACCGTCGCGATGATCGTCGCGATGCCGACGAGGGCGACCGTCCACGGCAGCGAATCGCCGATCACGGTCGTCACCGGCGTCGGGAAGTACGCGACCGAGACACCGAGCTCGCCGCGGAACACGTTGCCGAGGTACTGCACGTACTGCACCGGCAACGGCTCCGAGGTATCGCCCCCGAGGAGGAGCGAGTAGGCGTGCCGGGTCGACTCGGTCACCGTGCCGCCGCGCTGCTGGAGCTTGGCGAGCAGGATGTCGACCGGGTTGCCGGGCATCAGCCTGGGGATGATGAAGTTCAGGGTCAGCGCCGCCCAGAGTGCGACGAGGTAGAACCCCAGCTTGCGCAGGACGTAGTTCATCGGGCGACCTGCATCCTCCTCGGGAGCGACATGCTCACTCCCCGGCCGGGGCGAGGCGCTTGAAGACCTCGGCGTTGTCGGGGCTCGACCACACCGCGGGCACCGCGTAGAGGTCGTCCTCGGTCGGCCAGCCGGTGAACTTGTCGGCGTGGTACTCGCTGGTGGTACCGCCGGTCAGGATCGGGATGTAGGGCATGTCCTCGACGATGTGCTGCTGGATCACGTCGAAGTACGGCTGTCGCGCGTCGGCGTCCGCCGGGTCGATCGTGGACAGCGCTTCGAGCGCCGCGTCGACCTCGGGCACCGAGTAACGCGCGAAGTTGTTGCCGGCGGCCTCGCCGACCGCGGCCGTCGCCGTGGACTCGAAGAAGTAGTGATACACGTAGTACGGGTCGCTCGCCGGGCCCTGCCAGAGCGAGTCGATGGCGAGCTGGTAGTCGCCCTTCGACTT from Agromyces larvae includes the following:
- a CDS encoding ABC transporter ATP-binding protein yields the protein MTIATSIDDTAVTRASGGDERAVIRVRDLSVTYEVEHPVRAVRDVSFDLIQGEILGLAGESGCGKTTLAYAINRLHKPPAVISSGSITFHDRSGTDIDLLGLDERSLEQFRWDKLSMVFQGAMNALNPVISIRAQLEDVLIAHRPRMRRAERRRLAGDVLDRVGVGRDRLASFPHELSGGMRQRVMIAMALLLEPQVMIMDEPTTALDVVVQREILREIVRLRDELDFAVIFITHDLPLLLEISDRIAVMLDGEIVELDTARRIHDEPRHPYTRKLLGSFPSLTGDRGSFIRTGAAIDDGASAASTDEGQDAR
- a CDS encoding ABC transporter permease translates to MNYVLRKLGFYLVALWAALTLNFIIPRLMPGNPVDILLAKLQQRGGTVTESTRHAYSLLLGGDTSEPLPVQYVQYLGNVFRGELGVSVAYFPTPVTTVIGDSLPWTVALVGIATIIATVIGVGLGAFVGWRPGTWLDSLVPATTLLAAVPYFWLALILVYVFATTLHWFPSQGGYDVVLDPGWSWDFIASAVQYGVLPAATIVIASLGGWLLGMRNMMVSTLSEDYIVTAEAKGLSRGRILRTYAARNAVLPSIAGFAISLGFVVSGSIVTEQVFSYPGIGSKLLSAVTSNDYALMQGIFLYITLAVLGANLIVDLLYGVIDPRTRARS
- a CDS encoding ABC transporter permease, producing the protein MTNIQTDAAAAVGAAPDLDELAADSPQRSRSAWRLMLPTPTPALITGLSLIGAIVLFGLLGPFFVGDPSAIRDIGMTPPSAEFWLGTTQTGQDVFAQLAYATRGSLTIGFIVGILATLISAVVGILGAYWGGVADEAFSLLSNVFLVIPGLPLVIVLAGFVPREARGLWTIAVVLAITGWAGAARVLRAQTLSVRARDYVAAAKVAGEPAWRVVAIEILPNLLPVLASQFVFAVIAAILGEAGLSFLGLGASNASTLGTMLFFAQNGFALPLGAWWWFVPPGLVIALFGTGLSLVNFSIDEIINPKLRNVRLHRRRARAARRAARRGASARGASEQAKEPA